In one Pseudomonas purpurea genomic region, the following are encoded:
- the dinG gene encoding ATP-dependent DNA helicase DinG, whose product MISTELKTTIQGAYSRFLEAKSLKPRYGQRLMIAEVAKVLGDIDTDDEGRRSGDPAVVAVEAGTGTGKTVAYSLAAIPTAKAAGKRLVIATATVALQEQIVYKDLPDLMRNSGLNFSFALAKGRGRYLCLSKLDMLLQEGHAQTATAQLFEEEGFKIEVDEASQKLFTSMIEKLAGNKWDGDRDSWSTALEDVDWARLTTDHSQCTNRHCPNFGQCAFYKAREGMGKVDVIVTNHDMVLADLALGGGAVLPDPRDTLYVFDEGHHLPDKAIGHFAHYTRLRSTADWLEQTAKNLTKLLAQHPLPGDLGKLIEQVPELAREIKTQQQFMFSACEQVADFKPGEDVEGRERPRHRFEGGVIPEHMREMGIELKKGFSRLNDLFTRLTDLLKEGMDGEVNIGIASNQAEEWYPLFGSLLARASGNWELWTAFTAEDPEDNPPMARWLTLAESGSLFDIEVNASPILAAEMLRRNLWNVAYGALVTSATLTALGTFDRFRMRAGLPKKAVTAVVPSPFHHADAGVLRVPDLRADPRDAPAHTAAIIRDLPALVEGSRGTLVLFSSRKQMQDVFDGLDRDWRKQVFIQGNLSKQETLNKHKARVDGGDSSVLFGLASFAEGVDLPGAYCEHVVIAKIPFSVPDDPVEAALAEWIEARGGNPFMEIAVPDASLKLVQACGRLLRTEEDRGTITLLDRRLVTQRYGKAILNALPPFRREIS is encoded by the coding sequence ATGATCAGCACCGAACTCAAAACCACGATCCAGGGCGCCTACTCGCGTTTTCTCGAAGCCAAGAGCCTCAAGCCGCGTTACGGCCAGCGCCTGATGATCGCCGAAGTGGCGAAAGTCCTGGGTGACATCGACACCGACGATGAAGGCCGGCGCAGTGGCGACCCCGCGGTCGTCGCGGTGGAAGCCGGCACCGGTACCGGGAAAACCGTGGCCTACAGCCTGGCCGCGATCCCGACCGCCAAGGCCGCCGGTAAACGCCTGGTGATCGCCACGGCGACCGTCGCCCTGCAGGAACAGATCGTCTACAAGGACCTGCCGGACCTGATGCGCAACAGCGGGCTGAATTTCAGCTTCGCGCTGGCCAAGGGCCGTGGCCGCTACCTGTGCCTGTCGAAACTCGACATGCTGTTGCAGGAAGGCCACGCACAAACCGCTACCGCCCAGTTGTTCGAAGAAGAAGGCTTCAAGATCGAGGTCGATGAAGCCAGCCAGAAGCTGTTCACCAGCATGATCGAAAAGCTTGCCGGCAATAAATGGGACGGCGACCGCGACAGCTGGTCCACCGCCCTGGAAGATGTCGACTGGGCGCGCCTGACCACCGATCACAGCCAGTGCACCAACCGCCATTGCCCGAACTTCGGCCAGTGCGCCTTTTATAAGGCCCGCGAAGGCATGGGCAAGGTTGACGTGATCGTCACCAACCACGACATGGTGCTGGCCGACCTGGCACTGGGCGGCGGCGCTGTTTTGCCGGACCCGCGTGACACGCTGTACGTGTTCGACGAAGGCCATCACCTGCCCGACAAGGCCATCGGCCATTTCGCCCACTACACGCGTCTGCGCTCCACGGCCGACTGGCTGGAGCAGACTGCCAAGAACCTCACCAAACTGTTGGCCCAGCACCCGCTGCCGGGCGACCTGGGCAAGTTGATCGAGCAGGTGCCGGAGCTGGCGCGCGAGATCAAGACCCAGCAGCAGTTCATGTTCAGCGCCTGCGAGCAGGTCGCCGACTTCAAGCCCGGCGAAGACGTCGAAGGCCGCGAGCGCCCACGTCACCGTTTCGAGGGCGGCGTCATTCCCGAGCACATGCGCGAGATGGGCATCGAACTCAAGAAAGGCTTTTCGCGCCTGAACGACCTGTTCACCCGGCTTACCGATCTGCTCAAGGAAGGCATGGACGGCGAGGTCAATATCGGCATCGCCAGCAACCAGGCCGAAGAGTGGTATCCGCTGTTCGGCAGCCTGCTGGCCCGTGCCTCGGGCAACTGGGAGCTGTGGACTGCGTTCACCGCCGAAGACCCGGAAGACAACCCGCCCATGGCGCGTTGGTTGACGCTGGCCGAAAGCGGCTCGCTGTTTGATATCGAGGTCAACGCCAGCCCGATCCTTGCGGCGGAAATGCTGCGGCGCAACCTGTGGAACGTGGCCTATGGCGCATTGGTCACCTCGGCGACCCTGACGGCCCTCGGCACGTTCGATCGTTTCCGCATGCGTGCCGGTCTGCCGAAAAAAGCCGTCACCGCCGTCGTCCCGAGCCCGTTCCATCATGCCGACGCCGGTGTGCTGCGGGTGCCGGACCTGCGTGCCGACCCACGGGACGCGCCGGCCCACACGGCCGCGATCATCCGCGACCTGCCGGCACTGGTCGAAGGTTCGCGCGGCACCCTGGTGCTGTTCTCTTCGCGCAAACAAATGCAGGACGTCTTCGATGGCCTCGACCGCGATTGGCGCAAGCAAGTGTTCATTCAAGGCAACTTGTCGAAACAGGAAACCCTGAACAAGCACAAGGCGCGGGTCGATGGCGGAGATTCCAGCGTGCTGTTCGGCCTGGCGAGTTTCGCCGAAGGGGTCGACTTGCCGGGCGCGTATTGCGAGCACGTGGTCATCGCCAAGATTCCATTCTCGGTGCCTGACGATCCGGTGGAAGCGGCATTGGCCGAATGGATCGAAGCCCGTGGCGGCAACCCGTTCATGGAAATCGCGGTGCCCGATGCCTCGCTCAAACTGGTCCAGGCCTGTGGCCGCTTGCTGCGCACCGAAGAAGACCGCGGGACCATCACCTTGCTCGACCGACGTCTGGTCACGCAACGCTACGGCAAAGCTATCCTCAATGCATTGCCGCCGTTCCGCCGGGAAATATCTTGA
- a CDS encoding beta-agarase, with protein MIRRSLPAVFALMFAAPLLAAPAGQQTLFNFVRPADVVQVVTQDASLPQSNAEQTAEGEVLRRVTFNPVAQPSLRLTPQTGAWDWSQSGVMSLRVQSAMNWAVTLYVKIQSNDGKTLVSRIDLPAGPAQTLLVPLTASSPLSQGMKAGPPMPITFEGQRVLLASSAGELDRGQVVSVTLSMDQPKVAQSILLERFGVQDGEAVIKAAYSSLVDTYGQSTRARWPEKVASDEQLKSAGGKEQQQLKTWLAAREQMSLDTYGGWNKGPAFKASGFFRTEKRDGRWYLVTPQGHPFYSLGVNTIAPNTSQTYVAGREWMFDALPKDGEPLASYYGDGDNRSGNGADQGRAFNAGRWFDFYGANLQRAYGQPCVPGSETQAATAKVDAKETQAEKTAEAAPCAAPTFDEKRWVGHTLDRLQAWGFNTLGNWSAPALGLSNRVPYTLPLSIVGDYASISTGTDWWGGMPDPFDPRFAMATERAVAIAARDHRDDPWLVGYFADNELAWAGPGDDPKARYALAYGTLRMTTDVPAKRAFLKQLRDKYRNQAGLSKAWGIDLPAWELMEDPGFVPPLPSAEHPEIEADFKYFQKVFADTYFKTISDSLKWHAPNHLLLGGRFAVSTPEAVASCAQYCDVLSFNMYTLKPQDGYDFSVLKSLDKPVLITEFNFGSRDRGPFWGGVTELAKEEDRGPAYAAFLKQAVSEPSIVGVHWFQYLDQPVTGRLLDGENGHFGLVGITDLPFQGFVDSVRKSNLLAVDQLGKEAEKAKALADKTSHEAENGRKDAAGKGAGQGAGHAGGHSGNGH; from the coding sequence ATGATTCGCCGTTCGTTACCCGCCGTTTTTGCTCTGATGTTCGCCGCGCCGCTGCTGGCTGCGCCTGCTGGACAACAGACGCTGTTCAACTTTGTACGGCCCGCCGATGTGGTCCAGGTCGTGACCCAGGATGCCAGCCTGCCGCAATCCAATGCCGAGCAAACGGCTGAAGGCGAAGTGCTGCGTCGGGTGACGTTCAACCCCGTGGCGCAACCGAGCCTGCGCCTGACCCCGCAAACCGGTGCCTGGGACTGGTCGCAGTCGGGCGTCATGAGCCTGCGGGTCCAGAGCGCAATGAACTGGGCTGTGACTCTCTACGTGAAAATCCAGAGCAACGACGGCAAGACGCTGGTCAGCCGCATCGACCTCCCGGCCGGCCCCGCGCAAACCTTGCTGGTGCCGTTGACTGCGAGTTCGCCGTTGAGCCAGGGCATGAAAGCCGGCCCGCCGATGCCGATAACGTTTGAAGGTCAGCGCGTGCTGCTCGCCAGCAGCGCCGGTGAACTGGACCGTGGCCAAGTGGTGTCGGTCACGCTGTCGATGGATCAGCCGAAAGTCGCCCAGAGCATCCTGCTTGAGCGCTTTGGCGTCCAGGACGGTGAGGCGGTGATCAAGGCTGCCTACTCGTCCCTGGTGGACACTTATGGCCAGTCGACCCGTGCCCGCTGGCCGGAAAAAGTCGCCAGCGATGAACAGCTCAAGTCCGCTGGCGGCAAAGAGCAGCAGCAACTCAAAACCTGGCTGGCCGCCCGTGAGCAGATGTCTCTGGACACCTACGGTGGCTGGAACAAAGGCCCGGCGTTCAAGGCAAGTGGTTTCTTCCGCACCGAAAAACGCGACGGTCGCTGGTACCTGGTGACCCCGCAAGGTCATCCGTTCTATTCGCTGGGCGTCAACACCATTGCCCCGAACACCAGCCAGACGTATGTCGCAGGGCGCGAATGGATGTTCGACGCACTGCCCAAAGACGGCGAGCCACTGGCCAGCTATTACGGTGACGGCGACAACCGCAGCGGCAACGGCGCCGATCAGGGGCGGGCCTTCAATGCCGGCCGCTGGTTTGACTTCTATGGGGCCAACCTGCAACGCGCCTACGGCCAACCGTGTGTGCCGGGCAGCGAAACCCAAGCCGCAACGGCCAAGGTTGACGCCAAGGAAACCCAAGCCGAAAAAACCGCCGAGGCGGCCCCGTGCGCAGCGCCGACCTTTGACGAAAAACGTTGGGTTGGTCACACCCTCGACCGTCTGCAAGCCTGGGGTTTCAACACCCTCGGCAACTGGAGCGCCCCGGCGCTGGGCCTGAGCAATCGCGTGCCGTACACCTTGCCGCTGTCGATTGTCGGCGACTACGCCAGCATCAGCACCGGTACTGACTGGTGGGGTGGCATGCCCGATCCGTTCGATCCACGCTTTGCCATGGCCACCGAGCGTGCCGTGGCCATTGCCGCTCGCGATCATCGTGATGACCCATGGCTGGTGGGCTATTTCGCCGATAACGAACTGGCCTGGGCCGGTCCCGGCGATGACCCGAAAGCCCGTTACGCGCTGGCTTACGGCACCTTGAGAATGACCACCGACGTTCCGGCCAAACGGGCGTTCCTCAAGCAACTGCGCGACAAGTACCGCAACCAGGCCGGCCTGTCGAAAGCCTGGGGCATCGACCTGCCGGCCTGGGAGTTGATGGAAGACCCGGGCTTCGTGCCGCCGTTGCCGAGCGCCGAACACCCGGAAATCGAAGCGGATTTCAAATACTTCCAGAAGGTCTTCGCCGACACGTACTTCAAGACCATCTCCGACTCGTTGAAGTGGCACGCGCCGAATCACCTGCTGCTCGGTGGTCGGTTTGCCGTCAGCACGCCGGAAGCGGTTGCCTCCTGCGCCCAGTATTGCGACGTGTTGAGCTTCAACATGTACACCCTCAAGCCGCAGGACGGTTACGACTTCAGCGTCTTGAAGTCGCTGGACAAACCAGTGCTGATTACCGAGTTCAACTTCGGCTCGCGTGACCGTGGCCCGTTCTGGGGCGGTGTGACCGAACTGGCGAAGGAAGAAGATCGCGGCCCGGCTTATGCCGCCTTCCTCAAGCAAGCGGTGAGCGAACCGTCGATCGTCGGCGTGCACTGGTTCCAGTACCTCGACCAACCGGTGACCGGTCGTCTGCTGGATGGCGAGAACGGTCACTTCGGGCTGGTGGGGATCACCGATCTGCCGTTCCAGGGGTTTGTCGACAGCGTGCGCAAGAGCAACTTGCTGGCGGTGGATCAGCTCGGTAAAGAAGCCGAGAAGGCCAAGGCCCTGGCAGATAAAACCAGTCACGAAGCCGAGAACGGCAGAAAGGACGCAGCCGGCAAAGGTGCGGGGCAGGGCGCTGGTCACGCGGGTGGGCATTCTGGCAATGGTCATTAA
- a CDS encoding serine hydrolase domain-containing protein, translated as MQIQGYYELKFEAVREAFAALFEDTQERGAALCIQVGGETVLDLWAGTADKDGREAWHSDTIANLFSCTKTFTAVTALQLVAEGKLALDAPVARYWPEFAAAGKGAITLRQLLCHQAGLPALRELLPPEALYDWQTMVDALAAETPWWTPGEGHGYAAITYGWLIGELLRRADGRGPGESIVARVARPLGLDFHVGLADEEFDRVAHIARGKGNVGDAAAQRLLQVTLREPTAMTTRAFTNPPSIMTSTNKPQWRRMQQPAANGHGNARSLAGFYSGLLDGSLLESEMLQELTREHSLGEDKTLLTRTRFGLGCMLDQPDVSNATFGLGPRAFGHPGAGGSVGFADPEYDVAFGFVTNTLGPYVLMDPRAQKLVRVLADCL; from the coding sequence GTGCAGATTCAGGGTTATTACGAGCTTAAGTTCGAAGCTGTGCGCGAAGCGTTCGCGGCGCTTTTCGAGGATACCCAGGAACGCGGCGCTGCGTTGTGCATCCAGGTCGGTGGCGAAACCGTCCTCGACCTCTGGGCCGGCACGGCCGACAAGGACGGCCGCGAAGCCTGGCACAGCGACACCATCGCCAATCTGTTCTCCTGCACCAAGACCTTTACCGCGGTGACCGCCCTGCAACTGGTGGCCGAGGGCAAACTGGCGCTGGATGCGCCAGTGGCTCGCTATTGGCCGGAGTTCGCAGCGGCGGGCAAAGGGGCCATCACCCTGCGTCAGTTGCTTTGCCATCAGGCCGGTCTGCCGGCGTTGCGTGAGTTACTCCCCCCCGAAGCCCTTTACGACTGGCAGACCATGGTTGACGCGCTGGCCGCTGAAACCCCGTGGTGGACGCCAGGTGAAGGCCATGGTTATGCGGCGATCACCTATGGCTGGCTGATCGGGGAGCTGTTGCGCCGTGCCGATGGCCGCGGGCCGGGCGAATCCATCGTGGCCCGCGTAGCACGACCGCTGGGGCTGGATTTCCATGTCGGGCTGGCGGATGAAGAGTTTGATCGGGTGGCGCACATTGCACGCGGCAAGGGCAATGTCGGGGATGCGGCGGCGCAGCGCCTGTTGCAAGTGACCCTGCGTGAGCCGACGGCGATGACCACACGGGCATTCACCAATCCGCCGTCTATCATGACTAGCACCAACAAACCGCAATGGCGGCGCATGCAGCAACCGGCAGCAAATGGCCATGGCAATGCACGCAGCCTGGCCGGGTTCTACAGCGGTCTGCTGGATGGCAGCCTGCTGGAAAGTGAAATGCTCCAGGAATTGACTCGCGAACACAGCCTGGGCGAAGACAAGACATTGCTGACCCGGACCCGATTTGGCCTGGGTTGCATGCTCGATCAACCGGACGTATCCAACGCGACCTTCGGCCTCGGCCCTCGGGCGTTCGGGCATCCGGGGGCGGGTGGCTCCGTTGGTTTTGCTGATCCGGAATACGATGTGGCTTTCGGTTTTGTAACCAATACTCTAGGGCCGTACGTGTTGATGGACCCGCGCGCGCAGAAGCTTGTGCGGGTTTTGGCGGATTGCCTGTAA
- a CDS encoding OmpA family protein, with translation MSPNKSLALALCLSITGCAQTPQNDADGGHWWSFGSGSDKVADKTAAKPDVKPDAKPDAKTQAKTANAPAPAPANTAASKGKPATAAVAPTPAPAAPAATPVPVAKAQDTGSSWWPFSSKETPAKAPVTDTKAVAPVAAVAATPAAAAAKADAESKWWWPFGSESKAEAKAQVQSVPMPDPKITQAWLDDYEPRLRVAVKDSRLQVERRENVLVVVVPVDDSFNPKRPAMLLPSTLGPFTRIAKLVETDTKTSVLVLGHGDATGTAPATQALSKERATSVASIFSLGGLKRDRLMLRGMGDLMPRAANDSNQGRALNRRVEIMLTQRTTMLALLSKYSQPTPPAAEMVAVQDVKPATAVLAEKKATPAKKSTTAKKAAPAKKAAPAKKATAKTAAPAKKPVVAKADSAGKTASGQ, from the coding sequence ATGTCACCGAACAAATCTCTAGCCTTGGCACTGTGTCTCAGCATTACCGGTTGCGCACAGACCCCACAAAATGATGCTGACGGTGGCCATTGGTGGTCATTCGGTTCAGGTTCCGACAAGGTTGCGGACAAAACCGCCGCCAAGCCTGACGTTAAACCGGATGCCAAGCCAGACGCCAAGACGCAAGCCAAAACCGCCAATGCGCCAGCTCCTGCGCCTGCCAACACGGCGGCCAGCAAAGGCAAACCAGCCACCGCTGCAGTAGCGCCGACACCGGCACCTGCTGCTCCGGCAGCCACCCCGGTCCCGGTTGCCAAGGCTCAGGACACAGGCAGCAGCTGGTGGCCGTTCTCTTCCAAAGAGACCCCGGCAAAAGCGCCGGTCACTGACACCAAAGCCGTAGCGCCTGTTGCGGCCGTTGCTGCAACCCCTGCCGCCGCGGCGGCCAAAGCCGATGCCGAGAGCAAGTGGTGGTGGCCGTTTGGCAGCGAATCAAAGGCTGAGGCCAAGGCTCAGGTCCAAAGCGTGCCGATGCCTGATCCGAAGATCACCCAAGCCTGGCTGGACGACTACGAGCCGCGTCTGCGGGTCGCCGTCAAGGACAGCCGCTTGCAGGTAGAGCGTCGCGAGAACGTGCTGGTGGTGGTCGTGCCGGTGGATGACTCCTTTAACCCGAAACGCCCGGCCATGTTGCTGCCATCGACCCTGGGCCCATTCACCCGGATCGCCAAGCTGGTTGAAACCGACACCAAAACCTCTGTGTTGGTACTCGGTCACGGCGACGCCACGGGTACCGCGCCTGCAACTCAGGCGCTGAGCAAGGAACGTGCGACTTCCGTCGCGTCGATCTTCAGCCTCGGTGGCTTGAAGCGTGATCGCCTGATGTTGCGGGGCATGGGTGACCTGATGCCACGTGCCGCGAACGACAGCAACCAGGGCCGCGCCTTGAACCGTCGTGTGGAAATCATGCTGACCCAGCGCACCACGATGCTGGCGTTGCTGAGCAAGTACAGCCAGCCGACACCACCAGCGGCAGAAATGGTCGCGGTGCAGGACGTCAAGCCTGCCACAGCCGTACTGGCCGAGAAGAAGGCGACCCCGGCGAAGAAATCCACGACGGCGAAAAAAGCGGCTCCGGCGAAGAAAGCCGCGCCAGCCAAAAAAGCCACCGCCAAAACCGCAGCCCCGGCCAAGAAACCGGTTGTGGCCAAAGCCGATTCAGCGGGCAAGACCGCCAGCGGTCAGTAA
- the pdxH gene encoding pyridoxamine 5'-phosphate oxidase, producing the protein MTQSLADMRRDYTRDGLTEAQAPVEPFALFHQWFADAVKTEQPPVEANAMTLATVDEDGRPHCRILLLKGLDEQGFTFFTNYESAKGQQLAARPFAAMTFFWPTLERQVRIEGRVVKVTPQESDAYFQVRPLGSRLGAWASPQSQVIADRAELEGLLKVTEQRFSDNQPDCPEHWGGYRLLPERIEFWQGRASRLHDRLNYRLQGADWSRERLAP; encoded by the coding sequence ATGACCCAGTCGTTGGCTGATATGCGTCGCGACTACACCCGCGATGGTTTGACCGAGGCTCAGGCCCCGGTCGAGCCATTCGCGCTGTTTCATCAGTGGTTCGCTGACGCGGTGAAAACCGAGCAACCGCCGGTCGAGGCCAATGCCATGACCCTGGCCACGGTTGATGAGGACGGTCGCCCGCATTGCCGAATCCTGTTGCTCAAGGGGCTCGACGAGCAGGGCTTCACCTTCTTCACCAACTACGAAAGCGCCAAGGGCCAGCAACTGGCGGCCCGGCCGTTTGCGGCCATGACCTTCTTCTGGCCGACCCTGGAGCGCCAGGTGCGGATTGAAGGACGGGTAGTGAAGGTGACGCCACAGGAGTCGGACGCTTATTTCCAGGTTCGACCGCTGGGCAGTCGACTGGGGGCCTGGGCCTCACCGCAGAGCCAGGTGATTGCCGATCGGGCTGAGCTGGAAGGTTTGCTCAAGGTCACCGAGCAGCGTTTCAGCGACAACCAGCCCGATTGCCCGGAACACTGGGGCGGTTATCGCTTGCTGCCGGAGCGCATCGAGTTCTGGCAAGGTCGTGCGAGCCGTTTGCATGACCGTTTGAACTACCGTTTGCAGGGCGCTGACTGGAGTCGTGAGCGCCTGGCACCTTAA
- a CDS encoding glycine zipper 2TM domain-containing protein produces MRKSVLLIASFTTMAALLSGCQSSLTGDSYSRDEARRVQQIRMGTIESLRPVKIEGTKTPIGGAAGAVVGGVGGSAIGGGRGSIVTAVIGAVAGGLIGSAAEEGLTRTQGVEITVREDDGGIRAYVQQVQENEVFRVGERVRISTVGGTSRVSH; encoded by the coding sequence ATGCGTAAGTCTGTTCTGTTGATTGCTTCTTTCACCACGATGGCGGCGTTGCTCAGTGGCTGCCAATCCAGCCTGACCGGCGACTCTTACTCCCGTGACGAAGCACGTCGCGTGCAGCAGATTCGTATGGGCACTATCGAATCCCTGCGCCCAGTGAAAATCGAAGGCACCAAAACCCCGATCGGCGGTGCAGCCGGCGCGGTGGTGGGTGGTGTCGGCGGTTCCGCCATTGGCGGCGGTCGCGGCAGTATCGTTACCGCAGTGATAGGCGCGGTGGCCGGCGGGCTGATCGGTTCGGCTGCCGAAGAAGGCCTGACCCGTACCCAGGGTGTGGAAATCACCGTTCGCGAAGACGACGGCGGCATCCGCGCCTACGTCCAGCAAGTTCAGGAAAACGAAGTGTTCCGTGTGGGCGAGCGCGTTCGCATCTCCACCGTCGGTGGCACCAGCCGCGTTTCGCACTGA
- a CDS encoding pyocin S6 family toxin immunity protein, which translates to MRYLSITGFYPDEQQDDSLQFELHVKDYGLNQKLAQLTESKSLDEIEPGELELTSSQILQIARLLNIEFPDGLEYFIGTRAAQ; encoded by the coding sequence ATGCGCTACCTATCAATCACAGGATTTTATCCTGACGAGCAGCAGGATGACTCCTTGCAGTTTGAGCTGCATGTTAAAGATTACGGGTTAAACCAGAAGCTGGCTCAATTGACCGAGTCAAAATCTCTTGATGAAATCGAGCCTGGAGAACTCGAACTAACAAGTAGCCAAATATTGCAGATCGCCAGATTGCTCAATATCGAGTTCCCGGATGGGCTGGAGTACTTTATTGGAACTCGAGCAGCACAATGA